In one window of Saprospiraceae bacterium DNA:
- the metG gene encoding methionine--tRNA ligase has translation MIPYKRHLVTAALPYANGPLHVGHLCGAYLPADVYVRFQKLLGKDIVFICGSDEHGAAITMRALKENKTAQEIIDTYHKQFVETFKRIGISFNYYHRTSAKLHHETSQEFFMELYKKGAFEELESEQYYDPLAKQFLADRYITGTCPKCGNANAYGDQCEQCGSSLNPMDLISPKSVLTGETPEIKKTKHWYLPLQHHESWLKSFIEEGTLDGAFHHDPETWKNHVIGQCKSWLEGGLQSRAMTRDLDWGVDVPPEIEGSEGKKLYVWMDAPIGYISSTKQWATENNKDWKEYWQDPESELIHFIGKDNIVFHCIIFPAILKSHGGYNLPSNVPANQFMNLEGDKISTSRNWAVWVHEFLDDLPGYEDSLRYYLVKNMPEQKDSEFTWKGFQDAHNNELVNNLSNFIHRVLSLTHKYYKGQVPDFDPDQSIEGVAGDELGGFHDAEMIYLFDKIQELTQYIREYDFRSALKELMEISTAGNQLLQNNEPWKLQKSDPDTVQVVMNLSLQYVVALSVIMHPFMPFAASRLRKMMNLPELQEENDLNILLDNLAEGGFLIESGHQIHEAEYLFGKIEDESIQKQIDKLHQSKATGATQTAAETNTSYQPLKPHVSYDDFAKMDLRTAKIIHAEKVAKADKLLKLELDLGFEKRTVVSGIALHYKPEEIIGRQVLLLANLAPRPLKGIESNGMILMAENSEGKLTFVSVDEFAATGSVVK, from the coding sequence ATGATTCCATATAAAAGACACCTGGTTACTGCAGCTTTGCCTTATGCCAATGGGCCCCTGCACGTAGGACACTTGTGTGGTGCATATCTTCCTGCGGATGTTTATGTGCGATTTCAGAAACTGCTCGGTAAGGATATCGTTTTCATTTGTGGCTCGGACGAACACGGCGCTGCAATTACCATGCGGGCACTCAAAGAAAATAAGACGGCACAGGAAATCATCGATACCTATCACAAGCAATTTGTAGAGACCTTCAAGAGGATTGGTATTTCGTTCAATTATTATCACCGCACTTCTGCAAAATTACACCACGAAACTTCTCAGGAATTTTTCATGGAGCTCTATAAAAAAGGAGCGTTCGAAGAATTGGAATCCGAACAATATTACGACCCCCTTGCAAAACAATTTCTGGCCGACCGCTACATCACCGGTACATGTCCGAAATGCGGCAACGCAAATGCCTATGGCGATCAATGCGAACAATGTGGCAGCAGTTTGAATCCCATGGATCTTATTTCTCCCAAAAGCGTGCTGACCGGAGAAACACCTGAAATTAAAAAAACCAAACACTGGTATCTCCCCTTGCAACATCACGAATCGTGGTTGAAGAGCTTTATAGAAGAAGGGACTTTAGATGGTGCTTTCCACCATGATCCGGAGACCTGGAAAAATCACGTCATCGGACAATGTAAATCCTGGCTGGAAGGTGGACTGCAATCCAGAGCGATGACCCGAGATCTGGACTGGGGCGTGGATGTCCCTCCTGAAATTGAAGGATCTGAAGGAAAGAAATTATACGTATGGATGGATGCTCCCATTGGTTACATTTCCTCGACGAAACAATGGGCAACCGAAAACAATAAAGACTGGAAAGAATATTGGCAGGATCCCGAATCGGAGCTCATTCATTTTATTGGAAAGGACAATATAGTTTTTCATTGCATCATTTTTCCAGCGATATTAAAATCTCACGGTGGATATAATTTACCATCCAATGTTCCTGCCAATCAATTTATGAATCTCGAAGGAGATAAAATATCCACTTCAAGAAATTGGGCAGTTTGGGTGCACGAATTTTTGGACGATCTGCCGGGTTATGAAGATTCACTCCGGTATTACCTCGTGAAGAACATGCCGGAGCAAAAAGACAGCGAGTTCACCTGGAAAGGATTTCAGGATGCACACAACAACGAACTCGTTAATAATTTATCAAATTTTATTCACAGGGTCCTCAGTCTTACGCATAAATATTACAAGGGTCAGGTGCCAGATTTTGATCCGGATCAAAGTATCGAGGGCGTGGCAGGTGATGAGCTGGGTGGATTTCACGACGCTGAAATGATTTATTTGTTCGACAAGATCCAAGAACTCACACAGTACATAAGGGAATACGATTTCCGATCTGCATTAAAAGAATTGATGGAGATCAGCACCGCCGGGAATCAGTTATTGCAAAACAACGAGCCCTGGAAATTGCAAAAATCGGATCCGGATACCGTGCAGGTGGTAATGAATTTAAGCTTGCAATACGTCGTTGCACTGAGCGTCATCATGCATCCCTTTATGCCTTTTGCGGCATCGCGTTTGCGCAAAATGATGAATCTGCCAGAGCTGCAGGAAGAAAATGATTTGAACATCCTTTTGGATAATCTGGCCGAAGGTGGATTTCTCATTGAGAGCGGCCACCAAATCCATGAAGCAGAATACTTATTTGGTAAAATCGAAGACGAATCCATTCAAAAGCAAATCGATAAATTGCATCAATCAAAAGCAACCGGAGCCACACAAACTGCTGCTGAAACCAATACTTCTTATCAACCCTTGAAGCCGCATGTAAGCTATGATGATTTTGCGAAAATGGATCTCCGCACAGCCAAAATCATTCACGCCGAAAAAGTAGCCAAAGCCGATAAACTCCTCAAACTCGAATTGGATCTCGGCTTTGAAAAACGCACGGTAGTCAGCGGCATTGCCCTCCACTACAAACCGGAAGAGATCATTGGCCGTCAAGTCTTACTCTTGGCTAATCTGGCACCACGGCCTTTAAAAGGTATTGAATCCAACGGCATGATCCTTATGGCCGAAAACAGCGAAGGAAAACTAACATTTGTAAGTGTCGATGAATTTGCAGCTACGGGGTCGGTGGTGAAGTAG
- a CDS encoding gliding motility-associated C-terminal domain-containing protein codes for MRLIIACFALLLLNLTGNAQPLMFIDKADSINAKAVDVAGDDFGAWFALVTGQDSTLSMIQFNYCGEVEQSHRIDLPLGVQVSEAQVVHLGQRKYLITAVAHSGIGGSRILIFYSNNANISSAQFLGASNSTEHHTPMISVYDNDRILLAYQFRNAKRNLSSRVVLLDSLLNPQWTKELSDSSDLKWILMTRENEFVVGDGLQVRKYDTSGSNIWSRGFTGLTLMQNTAIQRDSHIVFGTDYVDPIPDTGQIKRPRFKQVIAIHENGDFVWESDRIRNLRQPGVLNEYNNRLFLDGTRQIVFHGVDTVNSTQQASIIAHKINNTGRVFESVYFKAEDTVRDYKAGLINDGNVGICAVLGNDSTGRGMLNIKAATRLDVCDSAKFNFLQRGFINMQEIPNIAARDSQTQRQAVPFRALEVPATFVRQCEKFDLQDSEIPEVLCKGDSVFLAGIQIPNARYEWSNGTNQSGTWVKEAGRYSVKIEYCGKSAVITYIVSYRTFQDIVFNIAECNYPRRLFANQFPDSRYKWQTGDTTSAIDVSGPGTYNVTVTKCEVDFKITFIVSLPKFENDTLNFDICSYPDTIYANFDGNGARFLWDNDSTQSYRAITKPGTYNVTIFYCQSTFTKTFIIRLPEFNDEVEVYEICNYPDTLYPFNAPGATYNWDNGSTQFFRPITNPGTYKVTISYCQSTFTNTFIIKLKDDLAEVKLDSCNKFPLPIFIINKPKGVNEILWSTGQTTDTIYVLKPGIYSAILGSCIQNFNVQAVEEKILQFPNVFVPQSQIMENQSFKPFIKDITTVSKYELAVFNRWGQKVFETTKIDEGWDGIFDGNPAPVDTYTYYAKYERAECGVPSHVKGSVTLVK; via the coding sequence ATGCGCTTGATTATTGCCTGTTTTGCTTTATTGTTATTGAATTTAACCGGAAACGCACAACCTTTGATGTTTATCGACAAAGCAGATTCGATAAATGCAAAGGCCGTGGATGTCGCCGGAGATGATTTTGGAGCCTGGTTTGCTTTGGTAACCGGCCAGGATTCCACCTTGTCCATGATCCAGTTTAATTACTGTGGCGAGGTTGAACAGAGCCACCGCATCGATTTGCCTCTCGGCGTTCAAGTCAGCGAGGCGCAGGTCGTCCATTTAGGTCAACGCAAATATCTGATTACCGCGGTAGCACATTCCGGCATTGGGGGATCCAGAATTCTCATTTTCTACTCCAACAATGCGAACATATCCTCGGCACAGTTTTTAGGCGCTTCAAATTCTACAGAACATCATACACCCATGATTTCTGTATATGACAATGATCGGATTTTATTGGCTTACCAATTCAGGAATGCAAAACGAAATCTGAGCAGCAGGGTCGTATTGCTGGATAGTTTGTTGAACCCTCAATGGACTAAAGAATTATCGGATAGCAGCGATCTCAAATGGATATTAATGACCCGGGAAAATGAGTTTGTAGTAGGTGATGGTTTGCAGGTAAGAAAATACGATACTTCCGGATCCAATATCTGGTCGAGAGGATTTACCGGATTGACACTTATGCAAAACACCGCCATTCAAAGAGATAGTCATATCGTATTCGGTACCGATTATGTCGATCCCATTCCTGATACGGGCCAAATTAAAAGACCCAGATTCAAACAAGTGATTGCAATTCACGAAAACGGTGATTTTGTATGGGAATCAGATCGCATTAGAAATTTAAGACAACCAGGTGTACTCAATGAATACAACAACAGACTTTTTCTAGACGGTACCCGGCAAATTGTCTTTCATGGAGTAGATACTGTCAACAGTACCCAACAAGCTTCCATTATAGCTCATAAAATAAATAATACCGGAAGGGTGTTCGAATCTGTATATTTTAAAGCGGAAGATACAGTGAGAGACTACAAAGCCGGTCTCATCAACGATGGAAATGTTGGTATTTGTGCAGTATTAGGAAATGACAGCACAGGCCGAGGCATGCTGAATATAAAAGCCGCCACCCGATTGGATGTATGCGACAGCGCGAAATTCAATTTTCTTCAACGGGGTTTTATCAATATGCAGGAAATTCCAAACATAGCTGCAAGGGACTCACAAACACAGAGACAAGCTGTTCCTTTCAGGGCATTGGAAGTTCCAGCAACCTTTGTAAGACAATGCGAAAAATTCGATTTGCAGGATAGTGAAATCCCTGAGGTACTCTGTAAAGGAGACTCCGTATTTCTTGCCGGTATACAAATACCCAATGCGCGGTACGAATGGAGCAATGGGACCAACCAATCGGGAACCTGGGTTAAAGAAGCAGGAAGGTACAGCGTCAAAATTGAGTATTGCGGAAAATCTGCAGTGATTACCTACATCGTGAGTTACAGGACATTTCAGGACATCGTTTTCAATATAGCAGAATGTAATTATCCGAGAAGACTATTTGCAAATCAGTTTCCCGATTCGCGTTACAAATGGCAAACGGGAGATACCACTTCTGCCATTGATGTGAGTGGGCCCGGCACCTATAATGTTACGGTTACAAAATGTGAAGTGGATTTTAAGATTACTTTTATTGTGAGTTTGCCGAAATTCGAGAACGATACTTTAAATTTCGATATTTGTTCTTATCCTGACACCATATATGCCAATTTCGATGGCAATGGGGCTAGATTTTTGTGGGATAATGATAGCACCCAAAGTTATAGAGCAATCACAAAACCAGGCACTTATAATGTAACTATTTTTTATTGCCAATCTACTTTTACAAAAACATTTATCATCAGACTTCCGGAATTCAATGATGAAGTTGAAGTTTATGAAATATGTAATTATCCAGATACATTATACCCTTTTAATGCACCTGGTGCTACTTACAATTGGGATAATGGATCCACTCAATTCTTTAGACCCATTACAAATCCAGGAACCTACAAAGTGACAATTTCTTATTGCCAATCTACATTTACAAATACTTTTATCATTAAATTGAAGGATGATTTAGCCGAGGTTAAATTAGACTCTTGTAATAAATTTCCTTTGCCTATTTTCATTATTAATAAACCGAAAGGAGTCAATGAAATATTGTGGAGTACCGGACAAACAACAGATACGATTTATGTATTAAAACCTGGAATTTATTCCGCTATTTTAGGTAGCTGTATACAAAACTTTAACGTACAAGCAGTTGAAGAAAAAATTCTACAATTCCCTAATGTGTTTGTACCCCAGTCGCAAATTATGGAAAACCAATCCTTCAAACCATTTATCAAAGACATCACTACTGTGAGCAAATACGAACTGGCAGTATTCAACCGTTGGGGACAAAAAGTATTCGAAACTACCAAAATAGATGAAGGCTGGGATGGCATTTTCGATGGCAATCCGGCACCTGTAGATACTTATACCTATTATGCAAAATACGAACGGGCAGAATGCGGCGTCCCCTCACATGTCAAGGGATCGGTGACGCTGGTGAAGTAG